A genomic segment from Pedobacter sp. MC2016-14 encodes:
- the secDF gene encoding protein translocase subunit SecDF, which yields MQGKGFIKFMAILLGIVCVYSLSFNLVTSSVEKKAKAYAQGDPVKEKAFLDSMSTVPVYPILGFDYQFCKTKEINLGLDLKGGMNVTMEISLAELVKSLAGNPTDANFNQALSTAQTQLNAGGKDFVSLFVNEFEKLSPNAKLADFFANQDNATTLKANASNSDVKTYLSKEANSAIDRSFIIIRSRIDGFGVVSPNMQKQEGTNRILIEMPGVQDKERIHKLLQGSAELQFWQVYQNEEVYSIMENINKTLAATLKDTTAAVKADTAKKSTSALAGLAKKTDSGSTDSTAKKLELTKSNPLFAVLNIPTYQGQNGQPALRPGAVVGWVAQKDTAKVNSYFRKSEIASIIPSSMKLMWGVKPMEGSKVFELYAIKVTSADGTPDLGGEAISDARHDFDPKGKPEVTMYMTSEGAAKWKKITAEASADPNNKKSIAIVLDNAVYSAPTVQNEIPNGISSITGSFQVSDTQDLANILKAGKLPAPARIVGEFVVGPSLGQAAIDNGLLSFVLAFIVILVFMALYYNKAGWVANFALVINLFFIMGILVSLGAVLTLPGIAGIILVIGLSVDSNILIFERVREELLHGKSTAASIKEGFKHAMPSIIDSNVTVLILGVILYIFGSGPVQGFATTLCIGILSSLFCAVLISRLVFEGLLNKNSNITFGNSLTLHAFKNIAFDFVGRRKIYYIISSVIIVLGIIFYVKNDGLRLGIDFKGGRTYIVHFDKGMDIQQVREQLTPVFDNEAPEVKTAGANNELKITTTYHITDSDLQADKVVEDALRSGLAKTSEKYTIESSQKVGPIIASSLLYSAYGAILFSCLLMFIYIVVRFKKLNYGLGAVIALFHDVLLVLSFYTILDGVLPFSLEIGQDFIAAILTVMSYTMTETVVVFDRIREKLAESGKEDLHGEERNKLINFALNSTLSRTILTSLTVFFVLLVIFIFGGDSIRGFIFALLIGRVIGTYSSLCISTPIVIDLGKNK from the coding sequence ATGCAAGGTAAAGGTTTTATTAAATTTATGGCAATACTTCTGGGTATTGTCTGTGTGTATTCTCTCTCGTTCAACTTAGTTACGTCGAGCGTAGAAAAAAAAGCTAAAGCGTACGCTCAAGGCGATCCAGTTAAAGAAAAGGCTTTTCTCGATTCCATGTCCACTGTACCAGTTTATCCAATACTGGGTTTCGATTACCAATTCTGCAAAACCAAGGAAATTAACCTGGGTCTGGATTTAAAAGGCGGTATGAATGTTACCATGGAGATCTCTTTAGCTGAATTGGTAAAATCCCTGGCTGGCAATCCTACTGATGCTAACTTTAACCAGGCATTATCAACTGCACAAACTCAGTTGAATGCTGGTGGTAAAGACTTCGTTAGTTTGTTTGTAAATGAATTTGAAAAATTAAGTCCTAATGCTAAATTGGCTGATTTCTTCGCAAATCAGGACAATGCAACTACGTTAAAAGCCAATGCTTCTAATAGTGATGTAAAAACTTACTTATCAAAAGAAGCAAACAGCGCCATTGACCGCTCTTTTATCATCATCCGTAGCCGTATTGATGGTTTTGGCGTGGTAAGTCCAAACATGCAAAAGCAAGAAGGTACAAACCGTATCCTAATTGAGATGCCAGGTGTACAGGACAAAGAAAGAATCCATAAATTATTACAAGGTTCTGCTGAACTTCAATTTTGGCAAGTATATCAAAATGAAGAAGTGTACTCTATTATGGAGAACATTAACAAAACTCTTGCAGCAACATTAAAAGATACTACTGCAGCTGTAAAAGCTGATACTGCTAAAAAAAGCACCAGCGCTTTGGCTGGTCTTGCTAAAAAAACTGATTCTGGTTCTACAGATTCAACTGCAAAAAAATTAGAGCTTACAAAAAGCAACCCTTTATTTGCTGTTTTAAACATCCCGACATACCAGGGACAAAACGGACAGCCAGCATTACGTCCGGGTGCTGTTGTTGGCTGGGTGGCTCAAAAAGATACAGCTAAAGTAAATTCATACTTCAGAAAATCTGAGATTGCTTCTATCATTCCATCAAGCATGAAATTGATGTGGGGAGTAAAACCAATGGAAGGCAGCAAGGTTTTTGAATTGTACGCTATTAAAGTTACTTCTGCAGACGGAACTCCTGATTTGGGTGGTGAAGCAATTAGTGATGCCCGCCACGACTTTGATCCTAAAGGCAAGCCTGAGGTTACCATGTATATGACCAGTGAAGGTGCAGCTAAATGGAAAAAAATCACTGCTGAAGCTTCTGCCGATCCAAACAACAAAAAATCTATAGCTATTGTACTTGATAACGCAGTATACTCTGCTCCTACGGTACAAAATGAAATTCCTAATGGTATCTCATCAATTACTGGTAGCTTCCAGGTAAGCGATACTCAGGATTTGGCTAACATTTTAAAAGCTGGTAAATTACCTGCTCCGGCACGTATTGTTGGAGAATTCGTTGTAGGCCCATCTTTAGGACAAGCAGCCATTGACAATGGTTTATTATCGTTCGTGCTTGCATTTATCGTAATCCTTGTCTTTATGGCACTGTATTATAACAAAGCAGGTTGGGTAGCTAACTTTGCTCTTGTCATCAACTTATTCTTCATCATGGGTATTTTGGTATCGCTTGGTGCGGTATTAACATTACCAGGTATTGCAGGTATCATTCTCGTAATTGGTTTATCTGTAGATTCAAACATCCTTATTTTTGAAAGGGTACGTGAGGAGTTGTTACACGGAAAAAGCACCGCAGCTTCTATTAAAGAAGGTTTCAAACATGCAATGCCATCCATCATTGACTCTAACGTTACGGTATTAATTTTAGGAGTTATCTTGTATATTTTTGGTAGCGGACCAGTTCAAGGTTTTGCAACTACACTATGTATTGGTATTCTTTCTTCTTTATTCTGTGCCGTATTGATTTCCCGCTTGGTTTTTGAAGGTTTGCTGAACAAAAATTCCAACATCACTTTTGGTAACAGCCTTACCTTACATGCATTCAAAAACATCGCATTCGATTTTGTAGGCCGCAGAAAGATCTATTATATTATTTCTTCTGTGATCATTGTATTGGGTATCATTTTCTACGTTAAAAACGATGGCTTAAGATTAGGTATCGACTTTAAAGGTGGACGTACTTATATTGTTCATTTTGATAAAGGAATGGACATTCAACAGGTTAGAGAACAACTTACTCCTGTGTTTGACAATGAGGCTCCTGAAGTGAAAACCGCTGGTGCTAACAATGAATTAAAAATCACAACTACTTACCACATTACAGATTCAGATCTTCAGGCAGATAAAGTTGTTGAAGATGCATTAAGATCAGGATTAGCTAAAACATCTGAGAAGTACACTATTGAAAGTAGCCAAAAAGTAGGACCAATCATTGCAAGCTCGTTGCTTTACAGTGCTTACGGTGCCATCCTTTTCTCTTGTTTACTGATGTTTATCTACATCGTTGTTAGGTTTAAAAAGCTAAACTACGGTTTAGGTGCTGTAATTGCCCTATTCCATGACGTGTTACTGGTATTGTCATTCTATACTATTCTTGATGGCGTACTTCCATTCTCTTTAGAGATTGGTCAGGATTTCATTGCGGCAATCTTAACCGTAATGTCTTACACCATGACAGAAACTGTTGTTGTATTCGATAGGATTCGTGAGAAACTTGCTGAAAGTGGCAAAGAAGACCTGCATGGTGAAGAGCGTAATAAGCTAATTAACTTCGCCTTGAACAGTACGTTGAGCAGAACCATTTTGACTTCGTTAACTGTATTCTTCGTTTTACTTGTAATCTTCATCTTTGGAGGTGATAGTATCCGCGGATTTATTTTTGCTTTACTTATTGGACGTGTAATTGGTACATACTCATCATTATGTATCTCTACCCCTATTGTAATTGACTTAGGTAAAAATAAATAA
- a CDS encoding dihydrofolate reductase, with protein sequence MIISIVVAISENNAIGKDNQLLWRLPKDLKHFKDITSSHTIIMGRKTFDSVGKPLPHRRNIVITRDTQLQINGAEVVNSMDEALQLCDPNEEVMIVGGAEIYRQALPKTDRIYLTRVHHTYDADTFFPAIDPGAWLVTEEEEHEVDEKHAVPYTFSTLLSKKSV encoded by the coding sequence ATGATCATTTCCATAGTTGTGGCTATTTCAGAAAATAATGCCATTGGCAAAGACAATCAATTGTTGTGGCGCTTACCTAAAGATCTGAAACATTTTAAAGATATTACCAGTAGTCATACCATTATAATGGGTCGAAAAACCTTCGACTCTGTAGGCAAGCCGCTACCCCACCGTAGAAACATAGTCATTACAAGAGATACACAATTGCAAATTAACGGGGCTGAAGTGGTAAATAGCATGGATGAGGCACTACAATTGTGTGATCCTAATGAAGAAGTAATGATAGTGGGTGGTGCAGAAATATACAGACAGGCACTTCCGAAAACTGATCGGATTTATTTGACCCGCGTACATCATACTTACGATGCAGATACTTTCTTCCCTGCAATTGATCCCGGGGCTTGGCTAGTAACGGAAGAAGAAGAGCATGAAGTGGATGAAAAACATGCAGTACCCTACACTTTTTCAACGCTTTTGAGCAAAAAAAGCGTTTAA
- a CDS encoding thymidylate synthase — translation MKQYLDLMQHVLDNGAQKHDRTGTGTVSVFGYQMRFNLQEGFPIVTTKKIHLKSIIHELIWFLSGDTNIKYLKDNGVKIWDEWADADGNLGPVYGSQWRSWPTPDGRHIDQITQIINTIKTNPDSRRIIVSAWNVAEIENMALPPCHSFFQFYVADGKLSCQLYQRSADIFLGVPFNIASYALLTMMVAQVCGLAYGDFIHTLGDAHLYNNHIEQAKLQLSRDTKSLPVMEINPEVKDIFDFKFEDFTLKNYEPHPHIKGAVAV, via the coding sequence ATGAAACAATATTTAGATTTAATGCAGCATGTGCTGGATAACGGGGCGCAAAAGCATGACAGGACTGGGACTGGTACAGTGAGTGTTTTTGGCTACCAAATGAGATTTAACCTTCAGGAAGGCTTTCCAATTGTTACCACAAAAAAAATACACCTCAAATCTATCATACATGAATTAATTTGGTTTTTGAGTGGTGATACCAATATCAAATATTTAAAGGACAATGGTGTAAAAATTTGGGACGAATGGGCTGATGCAGACGGAAACCTGGGACCAGTTTATGGTTCGCAATGGCGATCCTGGCCAACTCCTGATGGCAGGCATATTGATCAGATTACCCAAATTATCAATACTATAAAAACTAACCCTGATTCGCGAAGGATCATTGTATCTGCATGGAATGTTGCAGAGATAGAAAACATGGCCTTACCTCCCTGTCATTCATTTTTTCAGTTCTACGTTGCAGATGGCAAATTAAGTTGTCAGCTTTACCAACGGAGTGCAGACATATTTCTGGGTGTACCTTTTAACATCGCTTCTTATGCTTTGCTGACTATGATGGTTGCGCAGGTATGCGGACTTGCTTACGGCGACTTTATCCATACCCTTGGCGACGCCCATCTTTACAATAATCACATTGAGCAAGCTAAACTTCAGCTCAGCCGCGACACCAAATCACTGCCAGTAATGGAAATAAACCCGGAAGTTAAAGACATCTTCGATTTTAAGTTTGAAGATTTCACCTTAAAAAACTACGAGCCTCACCCGCACATTAAAGGAGCCGTTGCCGTATGA
- the ispE gene encoding 4-(cytidine 5'-diphospho)-2-C-methyl-D-erythritol kinase — MLAFANAKINLGLNITEKRPDNYHNLETVFYPVKIYDVLELLDAEETSCAIKGIDVPGAVSDNICLKAYRLLQEDFSLPAQQIVLLKNIPVGAGLGGGSSDAAFLIKLANDKFKLGLSVSQMEDYARKLGADCAFFIQNKPLYAFEKGDQFKELNIDLSKYYLVLVKPSVHVSTADAYALLKPALPVEGLKELIHLPLKDWKNHVKNDFEEAMFIKYPEIAIVKEQLYQAGATFALMSGSGSSVFAIFEHEVALPELEIKNRVFYNI, encoded by the coding sequence ATGCTTGCCTTTGCAAATGCCAAGATAAATTTAGGTTTAAACATTACAGAAAAAAGGCCAGATAATTATCACAATCTGGAAACCGTCTTTTATCCTGTTAAAATATATGATGTGCTCGAGTTATTGGATGCTGAGGAAACCAGTTGTGCTATAAAAGGTATTGATGTACCTGGAGCGGTTTCGGACAACATCTGTTTAAAGGCTTACAGGTTATTGCAGGAAGATTTTTCATTACCAGCTCAGCAGATTGTTTTGCTTAAAAATATACCTGTTGGCGCAGGCCTGGGTGGTGGTTCTTCTGATGCGGCATTTTTGATTAAACTAGCCAATGATAAGTTTAAATTAGGTCTCAGCGTTTCACAGATGGAAGACTATGCCAGGAAATTAGGTGCTGACTGTGCTTTTTTTATTCAAAATAAGCCTTTATATGCATTTGAGAAAGGCGATCAATTTAAAGAATTAAATATAGACCTTTCCAAATATTATCTGGTATTGGTTAAGCCGTCAGTTCATGTTTCTACAGCTGATGCTTATGCATTGTTAAAACCCGCTTTGCCAGTTGAGGGATTAAAAGAATTGATACATTTGCCATTGAAGGACTGGAAAAATCATGTCAAGAACGATTTTGAGGAGGCTATGTTTATTAAATATCCTGAAATTGCAATTGTAAAAGAGCAGCTTTATCAAGCAGGTGCAACATTTGCATTGATGAGCGGTAGCGGCTCGAGTGTTTTTGCGATATTTGAACATGAGGTGGCCCTGCCGGAATTGGAAATTAAGAATAGGGTGTTTTATAATATTTAA
- a CDS encoding OsmC family protein — MEINLVRKNDKFNFEAKNEVGQLVELDANPAIGGEGKGFRPMEMLLVGLGGCSGIDMVNVLTKQKEPLQDIKINIKATRKDDETPAIFDVIDIHFDLTGELNTQKVERALALTFDKYCSVSNILGRTATINFTYKIQNT; from the coding sequence ATGGAAATTAACCTGGTACGCAAAAACGATAAATTTAACTTTGAAGCTAAAAACGAAGTGGGACAATTGGTTGAGCTTGATGCAAATCCTGCAATAGGCGGAGAAGGCAAAGGTTTTAGGCCAATGGAGATGCTGCTTGTTGGTCTTGGAGGCTGCAGCGGAATTGATATGGTAAATGTATTGACCAAGCAGAAAGAGCCATTGCAAGACATCAAAATCAATATTAAGGCAACCAGGAAAGATGATGAAACTCCAGCTATTTTTGATGTAATAGATATTCATTTTGATTTAACTGGAGAATTAAATACGCAAAAAGTAGAGCGTGCATTGGCACTCACTTTTGATAAATACTGTTCTGTATCCAATATTTTAGGTCGCACTGCGACTATAAACTTTACATATAAAATTCAAAATACATAA
- a CDS encoding PLP-dependent aspartate aminotransferase family protein, whose product MQEDNFETIAIRLQAERSQHKEHSVPLYLTSSYKFDDAEEMRALFANEKEGNVYSRYANPNTSELIEKMAALEGAEDGWATATGMAAIFTTFAAFLGNGDHVLSSRSVFGSTHQLLSAVFPKWGITYSYADLDKQEQWIEGIKPNTKMIFVETPSNPGIDIIDLEWLAKLAKQHNLLLVVDNCFATPYLQQPIKLGADISIHSATKFIDGQGRTLGGIILGTNKLMRIIEGFARHSGPAMSPFNAWLMSKSLETLAVRMDRHCDNALKVAEFLESHAKIKKVMYPFLPSHPQYAIAKKQMKQGGGIVTLVIDGGVAAAGAFMNKLKMFSISANLGDTRSIATHPATSTHSKLTEEERLQVGIEQGTIRLSIGLEHIDDILRDISQALD is encoded by the coding sequence ATGCAAGAAGATAATTTTGAGACCATCGCTATCCGTTTGCAGGCAGAAAGAAGCCAGCATAAAGAACATTCTGTTCCACTTTATTTAACCTCCAGCTATAAATTTGATGACGCTGAGGAAATGCGTGCGCTGTTTGCCAATGAGAAAGAAGGCAATGTGTACAGTCGTTATGCAAATCCAAATACTTCAGAGTTGATTGAGAAAATGGCAGCTTTAGAAGGAGCAGAAGATGGTTGGGCTACGGCAACAGGGATGGCGGCAATCTTTACAACTTTTGCAGCATTTTTAGGTAATGGCGATCATGTGTTGTCTAGCCGTTCTGTATTTGGCTCTACACATCAGTTGTTGAGCGCAGTTTTTCCAAAATGGGGCATTACTTATTCTTATGCTGATCTGGATAAACAGGAGCAATGGATTGAAGGCATAAAGCCAAATACTAAAATGATCTTTGTTGAAACTCCTTCCAATCCTGGTATTGATATTATTGATCTGGAATGGTTGGCAAAGCTGGCTAAGCAGCATAATTTGCTACTGGTTGTTGATAATTGTTTTGCAACACCGTATTTGCAGCAGCCTATTAAATTAGGCGCGGATATTTCAATTCATTCTGCTACTAAATTTATAGATGGTCAGGGTCGTACACTGGGTGGTATCATTTTAGGTACTAACAAGCTAATGCGGATTATTGAAGGGTTTGCAAGGCACAGCGGACCAGCAATGTCTCCATTTAACGCCTGGCTGATGTCAAAAAGTTTAGAAACACTAGCGGTTCGTATGGACAGGCATTGTGACAATGCCTTGAAAGTTGCTGAATTTTTAGAAAGTCACGCTAAAATTAAGAAAGTGATGTATCCGTTTTTACCTTCTCATCCACAATATGCCATCGCCAAAAAGCAAATGAAGCAAGGAGGTGGAATTGTTACGCTGGTTATTGATGGAGGTGTTGCCGCGGCGGGAGCATTTATGAATAAATTAAAAATGTTTTCAATTTCTGCTAATTTGGGTGATACTCGTTCTATAGCTACACACCCGGCTACAAGTACGCATTCCAAATTGACAGAAGAAGAACGACTGCAAGTAGGTATTGAACAAGGTACAATTCGTCTGTCTATCGGCTTGGAGCATATTGATGATATATTGCGCGACATTAGTCAGGCTTTAGATTAG
- a CDS encoding RNA polymerase sigma factor, with product MSVAAQRELDLLERLVKQDAKAFSELYNLYIRKMYVYALSIVKSPMLAEDISHDTFVKLWENAAGVQTDRSLQSYLYTLTKNLALNTIRRASRETWISDEIISSALATSEDGLQFTERRETSDIIKTAIAQLPAQRRIIYDLCRNHGYSYKQAAEKLGIKDTTVNSQMVKALRTIREFMVRNGALVLMIFYKI from the coding sequence ATGTCGGTGGCTGCACAAAGGGAGTTGGATTTATTAGAACGTCTTGTAAAACAAGATGCTAAGGCATTTTCTGAATTGTATAACTTATACATCAGGAAGATGTACGTCTATGCTTTAAGTATTGTGAAGTCTCCTATGCTTGCAGAAGATATTAGTCACGATACCTTTGTGAAGTTATGGGAAAACGCAGCAGGTGTTCAAACTGACCGTTCCTTGCAATCGTATTTATACACGTTAACTAAAAACCTTGCTCTAAATACTATTAGACGAGCTTCTCGCGAAACATGGATCTCAGACGAAATCATCTCCAGTGCACTTGCTACTTCAGAAGACGGTCTGCAGTTTACAGAGCGTAGGGAAACCAGCGACATTATCAAAACTGCAATAGCGCAACTTCCCGCACAACGCAGAATTATATATGATTTGTGCCGCAACCACGGATATTCCTATAAACAGGCTGCTGAAAAGCTTGGTATAAAAGATACTACTGTAAACAGCCAAATGGTAAAGGCATTGCGTACCATTCGTGAATTTATGGTGCGTAATGGTGCTCTAGTTTTAATGATTTTTTATAAAATCTAA
- a CDS encoding FecR family protein, with protein sequence MEKNIKQLFIDFIENRCTPSEIERVQKLMREDFYEQQWKEAIDETGNRLSDEAVVDPGINEVQLFNRISISAGIVSKAPKLYNWISYAAGLIVCVGIGFWFLKAPQIKNPQPVVKVALPVPSVVKSAEHKWIKLPDGSSVQLNANSHLDYPESFAGSANREVTLEGEGYFDIKHDAKHPFIIHTGKIKTTVLGTAFNISAYHAEAGVTVTVTRGKVMVQDEQKTLAILTPDQQLVWNKQAPPIKSNVKVESILAWKKSDLIMDDITLADAAKMITERYGISVRFKNDKVKDCRFTATFLNRNEISQVLTVLGDITGASLTLNSGVVTIDGSGC encoded by the coding sequence TTGGAAAAAAATATTAAACAGTTATTTATTGATTTTATAGAAAACCGTTGCACGCCATCTGAGATTGAAAGAGTTCAGAAACTGATGCGTGAAGATTTTTATGAACAGCAATGGAAAGAAGCTATTGATGAGACCGGAAATCGGCTTTCTGATGAAGCAGTTGTTGATCCCGGTATAAATGAAGTACAGCTTTTTAATAGAATCAGCATATCGGCAGGCATTGTATCTAAAGCTCCAAAACTTTATAATTGGATTTCTTACGCGGCAGGGTTAATCGTTTGTGTCGGAATTGGCTTTTGGTTTTTAAAAGCTCCTCAAATCAAAAATCCACAGCCAGTAGTGAAAGTCGCTTTGCCTGTCCCTTCAGTAGTAAAAAGTGCTGAACACAAATGGATCAAATTACCAGATGGCAGTTCTGTTCAACTAAATGCAAATAGCCATCTAGATTATCCGGAAAGTTTTGCCGGAAGTGCTAATAGAGAGGTCACTTTGGAAGGTGAAGGATATTTTGACATTAAGCATGATGCTAAACATCCTTTCATTATCCATACAGGCAAAATTAAGACTACTGTTTTAGGAACAGCATTTAATATAAGTGCCTACCACGCTGAAGCTGGAGTAACCGTAACGGTAACAAGAGGTAAAGTGATGGTGCAAGATGAGCAGAAAACCCTTGCTATACTTACTCCAGATCAACAATTAGTTTGGAATAAGCAAGCTCCACCTATAAAAAGTAACGTAAAAGTGGAGTCGATATTAGCCTGGAAAAAGTCTGATTTGATTATGGACGATATTACACTGGCTGATGCTGCTAAAATGATTACTGAACGTTATGGAATTAGTGTCCGCTTTAAAAATGATAAAGTTAAGGACTGCCGTTTTACAGCCACTTTTTTAAATAGAAATGAGATTAGTCAGGTATTGACAGTTCTCGGTGACATTACAGGTGCCAGCCTCACGCTAAATTCTGGAGTGGTAACTATCGATGGATCAGGCTGCTAA